The nucleotide sequence AGTATGAGCGTAAATACATCGAccccaaaaaatgaaaaatgaaaatacATCGATCCAAGCCCAGATCGAGGGCTATTGTACTTGTGCGGCAAAGATGCATACTGGGTAAATACATAGTATACGCATGCCATACATGTTCCCTATAGTTTCTTCTTGGCGTCCACAAGCTTCGCGGGGTCCACCTCCATCGTCGACGCCTGCGCGAGCTCCTCCTGCGccgtcgacgacgcctgcgtggGCTCCACCTGCTCCATCGACGACGGCTCAGCGGCCTCCGCCTGCgccgtcgacgacgcctgcgcggcctCCGCCTGCGCCGTCGCGGCCTCGTCCTGCGCCGTCGACGACGCCTGCTCGGCCTCCGCCTGCGCCATGGACGACGCCAGCGCGGCCTCCCCCAGCTCTATCGGCGCCGCCGGCGGCAGCGCCGCTGCGGCGGGCgcctcggcggcggtggcggcggcggtggcggtggcggtggcgggggcggcggggtcgccggagaCGTTGACGGCGACCTTCTGGCCCCCCTCGCAGTGCTCGCCGACGCCGCAGAAGTAGTAGCGCGGGCCGGGCGTGTCGAGCTTGATGATGGTGGGGCCGAGCTGGTACCGCATGGTGACGTTGTCCATGCTGCACGCGTCGAACAGCTCCTTGGTCGGCACCTGCACGATGTCGTACACCCCGCTCCGGTACAGGAACACTGCGCGCACCCACGCCGGCGGCCACGTCAAGAACGGCCGGCCGGCCCGCCGGcggcgaggagaagaagaaggggggcgaACAATGAACAAGGAGCACGTAACGTGCTAGCTAGCGAGCAGACTTACTGAGCTTGTCGCCGACGTGGATGTCCCTGGTGCGGGCCCAGTCGGCGTAGTAGGTCTGGTTGGGGGCGATGCGCCACCCCTTGCCGGCGCCGACGATGTGGAAAATGCCGGCGGACGGGCCGGCGAGGGAGGCCGCGACGACCGCGAGGAGCAGGAAGGAGAGGTGGGCCTTGCTCGCCATCGCTCTCGACGGCTCTTCCTTCCTCAGTTGATCCGGTTAAtccagctgctgctgcttcttcctcCCCTGCGTGGAGGAAAAGATTGCAATGGTGGTGGCTAGCTAGGAGGCCTCGTGGGGAAGACACACTTGAATCTATCCATGGGCAGCTGCCTATTTTTGTTACCGGTTCCTGTCACTCTTCTCTAATATTGGCAAGTGCTTATGCATAGCTTTTGTAGCAACAGGAAAAAATTGTGTGTACCCATGTGCTTGTGCTATGTTTGGATAGCCCAGAGGTTCTAAAGGAGACAGGTATAATTGGAATGTCCTTTGTACACGTTGTTATTTGTCTCTTATCCCTGTGAAGAGTGTTTCTTATCGCTTTTATTTTCATTTTAATACTTTAAATTGCTGCAGGATTTTTCTTTCAGAAGGCAACATATATAAAAGACAAGACGGGGAAAAACTGAGGACGGAGAATAGGGCGACGCATTGTAGTACTACTAAAATATACTAGTATGATATTACTCCTTCTACGAGTACCGCAATTTATTCAGATCGAGAACAGGTTTTCtcttaagagcatggttaatagtatagccaactgctggttataagccattgccatgtcatctatagcccatcttatagccaatatgtacaatagttgattagaaaagtgtactacttttttattatatggcccacctttcactctcacaaagtgtctaggagcacgtgctagagctggctcttcaccaagagcccgcttcccttctctctcttcttctctttcctccaactaagcaagaatatactagtttatttcttatagccagctgactcagctctattgtactggCTCTAAGTCGCTTGCCTGAGCAAAAGTGATGACATTGTAGGCAACCCCCGCCCTCTCATAGGCGTCGTGTGCGGGCCTCGTGGTTATCCAAGTCTCTTTTTAGACTCTCTTTTACCTTTTTAGCGAATCGGAGTCCCGCAACTTCTAAAAAGAAATACAGTACTGCAATCTGAAAACTACACCAAGAGGGTACTTAAACTGAACCTCGTTTTTCTTTGTTTGCCCTTAGATTGTGTCGGCAACAAACGTATGGCCTTATCAATCCATACTAGTCTCATTGGTTTTCAGAAACGATTGCAGCATTCGCCGCCGTTTAGATACCGACGTCATTATGCTTCTCCGCAGAACAAACTAATGAATTGGCCATATGATCGACTCGCGCTCCGCGACTTTCAACAGTAACTCCATCTGCTCCGGGAGTGGAGGTTCTCCAAACAGGGCCTAAGATACTGTTATCAAAGGAAATCACAACATATATGACAGAAATAGGTTTTTGTCGGTCGCAGAAGACAGAAGCGTACGAGTTACACAACTATCAACAACAACCAACACCCATACATAGACTTGCATTCCCTGCCCAAATCGTTCATTCGTTTTTCTTCCCTTCGACGTGGCAATTTCTGAACTCGGGAAGGTATATTGTTATATACAGTAATCATATATATTCATATATATTACTCTATTCATTCAAATAAGGGGACTACAAAAAATAGTAGGCATAGACAAACCCTCGTTGCATCACTCGCACAGATCAGGATGCGTGATCAACTCCTTCAGACAACAATGTCACCTTCCGCAGCTTTGCTTTGACCGTCATACTAGACTGTTAGTCGTTGCACATCAAAACTGCGTCGATTCCCGTGAGATGCGGATCGGATCGGGCCAACATAGCATGTAAGGCTCTAGCTCAAAAGTAAATACGCGGCCCTCGAAGCCCATACATAAATCTGTACAGAAACCTAGCCCTAGGCCCTCGCTGAAATGCGGACTAGTACTATGTCAAAGCGCCTTACAAAGTTTACCTTTCAGAGTAGCCGAGGCCTTTCACTCCCTCCAGTTGCACACTTCATTGGGAGTTTCAAGCGAACATCAACGGCCAGGGTTGTGTGTTGCTTGAAGTGCGCAAGTGTGTTTCCACCGCTTTGTTGCCCGGCCTCGACATGTGTTGATGCATAATAGTTGTTTGTTGGCAAGGAAGAACGCTCGAGGAAACATATGGTCAGCAAAGAAACATGGCAATCACGGCCATTCAGATACTCTCATCCTGTAACTTGCTCAACGGATCATTCAAACAAGCTCAAGGACTTTGATGCTTCCACTAGAGTTGGCAGCCACCACCATATTCGACCTTCCTCTCCAGCAAACGCTCGACACAAACTGCTGATTATCATCATTGGTCTCTTGTCCGGTTATTGGATCGATTGAACCAAACTTGTGAGAAGTTATTGGCATGGGAAAGCTTTTATAGTAAGAATATACCTGCAAACCAACTAGTAATGAGATCTTCcactaaatagtactccctccgtcctaaaataagtgactcaaaaatgactcaactttgtactaatgttagtacaaagttgagtaagttttgagtcacttattttgggacggagggagtatattaataGCACGCTTCACAATTCACCCGCCAGAAATATGAAGTTGTGAAATGAGTTTGGATTCTGAAGTTTTCATGATTGATGGTTCCTAATAAATACACGAGATTTCCCAAGTTACCATCAAGGTAGCATAATCTAACCTCATCATCCTGAACAACAAATATATCACCTAAATTTAGGTGTTGCAGAGTAAGTGTAATAGCATTGGCACTAGAGGTTTGGTGGTTAACTAATTAGGTTGGAGGAATGAGGCAATAAATGTATGAAGTTAGCAGGGCCAAGGGGAGGGTGAGATCTTTTTGTGTGTGGGAACAAGGTACATGAGAACTGTCACAATAATGGAAAATTATATTTTCCTCAGGGCATCAATTTGCATAACATTGGCTGCTCCAAAAAAGTGTTTCCACCCAAGAGAACTCAATATGCTTAACAGTGTCTTGATTAAACAAAGTGCAGTGCCAGCATGACAAGCCAAATATATGCATTAAATATAATACTCACTTCATTGTTTTCAGAACCGCACGTTATGTATCCATCGTGAACGGATAAGCCTACAAAATTCTGCATGAGAAAATGAGGTTGATTACACACCAATTCCAAAAATGGTTACCAAAAGGGAGAAAGCAAATAATTCAGTAAGCCGTTTATACCTTCTCGTTGGTATGACCACTCAAAGTCAGACTGCAAGCATTAGTAGATAATCCATTAGGATTAGTCCGGTTGAGATCCCATATCTTCAAGGTATTGTCAGTTGAGGCAGATATAAGCGTTTCTGCATCCAAGAATCTTACATAGCTGACAGCTTTCCCGTGTCCAGAAATGGTACACCAGGGGATCCTTGTATGCCTCAGATCATAACAGTATGTCTTGTAATCAGCTGAGCCAAAGGCTAACATACGAGAGGAGTATGGCGAGAACTGTACACAGCATACATTGGCCACATTTCTTATTGTGTCCACGCTATTTTTCTGGTATCAGCAACAAGACATAACTTTAATTAGAGAAAATGGTATCAGGAACATGAAAATGTATTCAGAATATGGAAAGAGCAAATCAAAAAGCAAGACCAAAGTTTGTAACTGAAGGCATGGTGACTGTTGCTTCTTAGCAATGGTCAAAAGAACAGAAGTTAATTGCACTTGCTCGAGTGTTCAAAGTTAATTTGGCTGGTTCTTCTGAAAGGCAGGGCCATCAATCGTTGTTAGGGGGAAACTGAATGAGTCTTGGATTGGGCACAGCTTAGCCCAACTTGCATTTATGAGCTTTTAGCCAGCCCAGCTAGGGATACAGAGCGGTATCCCGCATAAGCCCGCAAAAGCAGGGAGTTAACTTGAACTAAACTAAATCGCCAaaaagaaaatgctacaactaacCCGGTCTATTTTGACTACAGAGGGGGGCGGATCGGGCGCCATTCTGCATCCCTAAACCCAGCCCAGTAAGGTCTGGACTACTACTATGGTATTTCAGATAGGGACACGAGACCAATCCACATAGGAACAACTTAAGAGCTTGATATTTCTTCATCTGCAGCCCTTTTTTATGTGGCATACTTAACTCCAGATCACTATAAGCATAGGGTAACATAGCAGAACGTTTGAAATACCAGACTCTAATTAAGACTACCCTGTTGAAATTGGAGCAGAACAAGTTATGGAGTTAAATAACATACCTGGTTAATATTCCAAACTTTCACACAACAATCGTCACTCCCACTTGCCAATTTAGTTGGATCCACCTCTGAGAAACTCACAGACCAAGCTCTTTTCCGATGCTCTGTAAACTGTGTGAATCCTTGGCCAGTGCTTGCATCCCATAGCTGCATTCCACGGTGAAAATTAAACCAATGGCAAAAGTAAAGTAAAAATGTGTGGTGCATTTCCAGGTAAAGCATAAAAGAAGGAATGAATCGCCACAGTACCGAAAGAAACAAATGAGCAATGACAACTGTGAGAAAATATTAGCAGTTAGTGGAAAATATTTCGACGGGCACAAGTGCTTTTTATACCGAAACGTGTACGCACTATTGAATGTTGATGCAAAATCAGTACTACTAAGTTTTTCAGGATATGAATGCAGATACAACTTTATTGTTGAAGTATCAATAGATTGTCCATGCTTTCTAAACAGCTAAAGCTTTTCAGGTAAAACTCAACAAGGAAATGATGCTTATCCTCAAACAGCAATTCACTTTACTGTTTCCAGGCGAAGCTCACTGATTCAACCTTAAGTACTTTGCTTCAATAACGGAATAGTTTGTGCTGTCCCTCCCAACTCATAATCATAATGCTAACAAAGAAACAATCCCAAACATAAAATTTGGGCACGGCAGACAACAAATTGTCTTGTCCCACAACTGAAACTACTATCAAGATATGGTGCCCAAATCAATAGAACATTACATACCAATCAGTACTATGCTAGATCCAGAAGTACGCAGTTGGTACTTAAATAATAACAAAACACCAAATTATCCAAGATATGCATATAAAGCTCAGAATCAGATAATCAAATTATCCAAGATATGCATATAAAGCTCAGAATCAGATAAATGATGCCACTACAACAAAGGTAGGTAAAAGAACTGCAACGAATGAAGGAAGGAAGTATGCCAACTTGATCATAGCAGATAAGTTATACTTACAGATAAGGAAAAAGAAAACATGTGGTGAGTATCTTGGGAAACATATAATGGCACAGCACATCCATTAGATACGTACCTGAACAGTGCCATCATAGTCTGTTGATGCCAGGTAGTTCTTTATATAGTTGTTCCAACAGACACAACTAAGCTTGGACTTGCTAGGCATCTCTACTATAGGATAATGAATATCAACACGATCATTTAAAAGAGCATCGAATTCGAATATTTTAATTTTCTTTGAAACCCCAGCAGCAGCAAAATATTCTTCATCACGGTCAAAACTTAAAGAACAGATCACATTTGGAGAGTT is from Triticum aestivum cultivar Chinese Spring chromosome 1B, IWGSC CS RefSeq v2.1, whole genome shotgun sequence and encodes:
- the LOC123099509 gene encoding cucumber peeling cupredoxin, which produces MASKAHLSFLLLAVVAASLAGPSAGIFHIVGAGKGWRIAPNQTYYADWARTRDIHVGDKLMFLYRSGVYDIVQVPTKELFDACSMDNVTMRYQLGPTIIKLDTPGPRYYFCGVGEHCEGGQKVAVNVSGDPAAPATATATAAATAAEAPAAAALPPAAPIELGEAALASSMAQAEAEQASSTAQDEAATAQAEAAQASSTAQAEAAEPSSMEQVEPTQASSTAQEELAQASTMEVDPAKLVDAKKKL